A region from the Aphis gossypii isolate Hap1 chromosome 1, ASM2018417v2, whole genome shotgun sequence genome encodes:
- the LOC114121679 gene encoding alkylglycerol monooxygenase-like has product MMSFETANTTISLWDMFYLGNPHRHMYKDIKHLPHIYAQAWPYFLTMLVLENGLRLWQRKEILRLNDSITSISHAILQECAKLFYRGSEHCLYFWIYNNYKICELPWNSVAFWYFSAIAVDFCYYWMHRASHEIHIFWAQHQVHHSSEEFNVTVGIRQSVFQSLVGIVCYAPLALFVPPVLLLVHQQLSLLYQIWIHTETISTIGPLDYVLNTPAYHRVHHGSNLYCLDKNYGGVLIIWDRIFGTFQDFYPDKPITYGLVYQKNAFNPLSLQFFYNLNLYYKWNSMNGWKNKLRSVIKGPSWVPGLSWTGHDGRRASVSGRRKKYDVKISYALKSYLLVHFIAVVNGYFTLTTIPHSEINFTCKAISTFYVVWSLTSIGLMFEKSSWSKCFECSRCLTMFVHLIYLEPQSFLSALTVVVYQLLMGTSVVIWAVSCFVR; this is encoded by the exons ATGATGAGTTTTGAAACTGCCAATACAACAATTTCACTATGGGACATGTTCTACTTGGGTAATCCTCATCGACATATGTACAAGGACATCAAACACTTACCACATATATACGCACAG GCTTGGCCATATTTCTTGACTATGTTGGTATTAGAAAATGGATTGCGACTATGGCAAAGAAAAGAAATACTTAGACTTAACGACAGCATAACCTCGATCAGTCATGCTATCTTGCAAGAGTGTgccaa attgttTTATAGAGGATCAGAACATTGCTTATACTTttggatttataataattataagatttgTGAACTACCTTGGAATTCTGTAGCTTTCTGGTATTTTTCGGCGATTGCGGTTgacttttgttattattggATGCATAGAGCCAGCCATG aaattcatattttttgggCTCAACATCAGGTTCACCACAGTTCTGAGGAATTTAATGTTACTGTTGGAATAAGACAATCGGTATTTCAAAGTTTAGTGGGAATC GTGTGCTATGCTCCTTTGGCTTTATTTGTTCCACCAGTCTTGTTATTGGTGCATCAGCAGTTGAGTCTCTTATACCAGATTTGGATCCATACCGAAACGATTTCGACTATTGGACCATTGGACTATGTTTTGAACACTCCTGCATATCACAGGGTACATCATG GGAGCAATCTATACTGTTTAGACAAGAATTATGGAggcgttttaattatatgggACAGAATATTCGGAACGTTCCAAGACTTTTATCCGGACAAGCCCATTACGTATGGCTTAGTATACCAGAAAAATGCGTTTAATCCTCTATCATTGCAA tttttttacaatttaaatttatattataaatggaatAGTATGAATggttggaaaaataaattaagatcgGTCATCAAAGGACCAAGCTGGGTACCAGGTCTGTCATGGACAGGTCACGACGGAAGGCGCGCTAGT GTTTCAGgacgtagaaaaaaatatgatgtgaAGATATCTTATGCACTTAAGTCATATTTACTAGTTCATTTCATCGCAGTTGTCAACGGTTATTTTACGTTAACAACAATTCCCCATTCT gaaattaattttacatgcaAGGCAATTTCTACGTTTTATGTTGTCTGGTCATTGACGAGCATAGGCTTGATGTTCGAAAAGTCCTCATGGTCAAAATGCTTTGAATGCTCAAGATGTTTAACTATGTTCGTTCATCTAATATATTTGGAACCTCAATCGTTTTTGAGTGCATTAACTGTCGTCGTATATCAATTGTTAATGGGTACTTCGGTTGTTATTTGGGCTGTATCATGTTTTGTACGTTAA
- the LOC114121680 gene encoding uncharacterized protein LOC114121680 isoform X1: protein MSTSIRLQEKSVSTDPEELEDLDHEDYRVHHILAALVNRKVISIKADICEAKLKWRIQPKLLVQRLAEKNSKNKRKLGRRRKGRCMHSCQKHHHHHHHHHHQHRHDLDHQLFHHHHHHCDGIVRQEEPVQVEEWPQTQRPAVPYLGGHILTAALQRSTAGMSEENRHYTDAQNPKTRLKKKVRRTRFGEDKHNVMRPHPVPTIHPDDLPQRARWTIIITAGLLLITCMLLVGVTLRMAPVIDELVRNKNEELMNSLDREEFGPSDNNTEYMYR, encoded by the exons ATGAGTACGAGTATTCGGTTACAGGAAAAGTCAGTTTCCACAGATCCAGAGGAATTGGAGGAT CTAGACCACGAAGACTACCGAGTGCATCACATACTGGCGGCACTAGTCAACCGAAAAGTCATATCCATCAAGGCGGATATTTGTGAGGCCAAACTCAAATGGAGGATACAACCAAAGTTATTGGTACAAAGATTGGCagagaaaaattcaaaaaacaaacGCAAACTTGG tagACGCCGAAAGGGTCGCTGCATGCATTCATGTCAAAAAcaccatcatcatcatcaccatcatcatcatcagcATAGACATGATCTAGATCACCAATTATTTCACCATCATCACCACCATTGTGATGGAATCGTTCGACAAGAAGAACCTGTCCAAGTTGAAGAATGGCCTCAGACTCAAAGACCTGCTGTACCATATTTAGGTGGACACATCCTTACCGCCGCTTTGCAAAG ATCCACTGCTGGCATGTCAGAAGAAAATCGTCATTATACAGACGCTCAAAACCCAAAGACtcggttgaaaaaaaaagttcggAGAACGAGATTTGGAGAAGATAAACATAATGTAATGAGACCTCATCCCGTACCTACTATACATCCAGACGACTTACCTCAAAGAGCGAGATGGACAATTATCATTACTGCCGGTCTATTGCTCATCACTTGTATGCTGTTGGTGGGCGTAACACTAAGAATGGCACCTGTAATTGACGAACTCG TTCGAAATAAAAACGAAGAGTTGATGAATTCACTAGATCGAGAAGAATTTGGACCATCAGACAATAACActgaatatatgtataggtaa
- the LOC114121680 gene encoding uncharacterized protein LOC114121680 isoform X2 produces the protein MSTSIRLQEKSVSTDPEELEDLDHEDYRVHHILAALVNRKVISIKADICEAKLKWRIQPKLLVQRLAEKNSKNKRKLGRRKGRCMHSCQKHHHHHHHHHHQHRHDLDHQLFHHHHHHCDGIVRQEEPVQVEEWPQTQRPAVPYLGGHILTAALQRSTAGMSEENRHYTDAQNPKTRLKKKVRRTRFGEDKHNVMRPHPVPTIHPDDLPQRARWTIIITAGLLLITCMLLVGVTLRMAPVIDELVRNKNEELMNSLDREEFGPSDNNTEYMYR, from the exons ATGAGTACGAGTATTCGGTTACAGGAAAAGTCAGTTTCCACAGATCCAGAGGAATTGGAGGAT CTAGACCACGAAGACTACCGAGTGCATCACATACTGGCGGCACTAGTCAACCGAAAAGTCATATCCATCAAGGCGGATATTTGTGAGGCCAAACTCAAATGGAGGATACAACCAAAGTTATTGGTACAAAGATTGGCagagaaaaattcaaaaaacaaacGCAAACTTGG ACGCCGAAAGGGTCGCTGCATGCATTCATGTCAAAAAcaccatcatcatcatcaccatcatcatcatcagcATAGACATGATCTAGATCACCAATTATTTCACCATCATCACCACCATTGTGATGGAATCGTTCGACAAGAAGAACCTGTCCAAGTTGAAGAATGGCCTCAGACTCAAAGACCTGCTGTACCATATTTAGGTGGACACATCCTTACCGCCGCTTTGCAAAG ATCCACTGCTGGCATGTCAGAAGAAAATCGTCATTATACAGACGCTCAAAACCCAAAGACtcggttgaaaaaaaaagttcggAGAACGAGATTTGGAGAAGATAAACATAATGTAATGAGACCTCATCCCGTACCTACTATACATCCAGACGACTTACCTCAAAGAGCGAGATGGACAATTATCATTACTGCCGGTCTATTGCTCATCACTTGTATGCTGTTGGTGGGCGTAACACTAAGAATGGCACCTGTAATTGACGAACTCG TTCGAAATAAAAACGAAGAGTTGATGAATTCACTAGATCGAGAAGAATTTGGACCATCAGACAATAACActgaatatatgtataggtaa